The following proteins are co-located in the Scomber scombrus chromosome 2, fScoSco1.1, whole genome shotgun sequence genome:
- the wipf2a gene encoding WAS/WASL-interacting protein family member 2, with translation MPIPPPPPPPPGPPPPPTFNEANTTAPKLTSSESKGRGALLTDICKGARLKKVGVVSDRSAPVIEKSGGGGGGGGGGGGGGGGGGGGGFGGGGPMGMGGLFQGGVPKLRPVGDGPAGGSVGRSALRPPGSRPAAPRPPTGRSPSPVNKPSPPEHQRSHRPSLPDISRPTSSSSSSSSGGMKHSTSAPPPPPPFSRGGRGNAPPTPNLKAPSSSSSSHSREKPLPPTPNRGPTPPSSVKPPSSSRPPTGGSAAPPPPPPYRPHTSNGPSHIDGAPELPQRHNSLHKKHSSSGGGTQGRSHAPPPPPSPSPAALQGGVRPPPPQRDPPGRRSAPQVPPSAGSRNNGREAPPPPPPYRGHSSSNASEPHIRGAKPPPPPSSSSSSSTSSRTPAGPPPPPPPIRNGHSSISSSKSIIDDFESKFNFHPIEDLPPPEEYRHFNKVYPSKNNKATMRVAPPAPPVSR, from the exons ATGCCtattcctccccctccccctcctcccccaggACCCCCGCCTCCCCCCACCTTCAACGAG GCAAATACGACTGCTCCAAAGCTGACCTCGTCCGAGTCTAAAGGCAGAGGAGCGCTGCTGACGGACATCTGCAAAGGCGCGAGGCTGAAGAAGGTCGGTGTGGTCAGTGACCGGAGCGCACCCGTTATAGAGA AATCAGGAGGAGGCGGCggcggtggaggaggaggaggaggtggtggaggaggaggaggtggtggcgGTTTTGGAGGTGGAGGTCCGATGGGAATGGGAGGCCTTTTCCAAGGAGGAGTACCCAAATTACGCCCAGTTGGAG ATGGTCCAGCAGGTGGTTCGGTTGGCAGATCAGCTCTGAGGCCCCCAGGTTCCCGACCTGCCGCCCCTCGCCCCCCTACAGGCCGCTCCCCCTCCCCAGTTAACAAACCCTCCCCACCGGAGCACCAGCGCTCCCATCGTCCCTCGCTGCCCGACATCTCGCGtcccaccagcagcagcagctcctcctccagcgGCGGGATGAAGCACAGCACCTCcgctcctccccctcctccgcCATTCAGCAGGGGGGGCCGCGGCAACGCCCCGCCCACCCCCAACCTGAAAGCaccttcttcctcatcctcctctcacAGCAGGGAGAAGCCCCTCCCTCCGACCCCCAACAGAGGCCCCACCCCTCCCAGCTCCGTAAAGCCTCCTTCTTCCAGCAGACCCCCGACCGGCGGCTCCGCggccccccctcccccgccGCCGTACAGACCGCACACATCCAACGGGCCCTCGCACATCGACGGCGCCCCCGAGCTTCCTCAGAGGCACAACTCTCTGCACAAAAAACACTCGTCATCCGGAGGCGGCACCCAAGGACGAAGCCACGCTCCGCCCCCCCCTCCGTCACCGTCTCCAGCCGCACTGCAGGGGGGGGTCAGACCACCGCCGCCACAGAGAGACCCGCCGGGGCGCAGATCAG CTCCCCAGGTTCCCCCTTCCGCCGGCTCTCGTAACAACGGCCGTGAAGCCCCTCCTCCCCCGCCCCCGTACCGAGGCCACAGCTCTTCCAACGCCTCAGAGCCCCACATCCGAGGAGCCAAACCACcgcctcctccttcctcttcctcctcctcatcaacCTCCTCCCGAACCCCGGCCGGACCCCCTCCACCGCCCCCGCCCATCCGGAACGGccactcctccatctcctcctccaagTCCATCATAG atGATTTTGAGTCCAAGTTCAACTTCCACCCCATTGAAGACCTTCCACCTCCGGAGGAGTACAGACATTTTAACAAGGTCTACCCCAGCAAGAACAACAAGG CCACGATGAGAGTAGCTCCTCCAGCGCCTCCGGTGAGCAGGTGA